A genomic window from Silene latifolia isolate original U9 population chromosome Y, ASM4854445v1, whole genome shotgun sequence includes:
- the LOC141629061 gene encoding uncharacterized protein LOC141629061, with product MLKEEKKEKCRKRKADAVITWLYMNKGLNVREKLHRIGYCQEKTCCICEDADETVEHLFFNCSYSRQLLQYIEIWCGFRIDVNMSVTGRMGVKAQAHAMIWTACCYYIWQQRNNARMNGVLVRPASLAERMIMEAKHRIRSMVGRNMQRGEREWLNKWGCVHPIVGQQAA from the coding sequence ATgctaaaggaagaaaagaaagagaaatgcAGAAAAAGGAAGGCTGACGCTGTTATTACCTGGCTCTATATGAATAAGGGTCTGAATGTCAGAGAAAAGCTGCATAGAATTGGATACTGTCAGGAGAAGACTTGCTGCATTTGTGAAGATGCTGATGAAACTGTGGAGCATCTGTTCTTTAACTGTAGCTACAGTAGACAGCTGTTGCAGTATATAGAAATCTGGTGCGGGTTCAGAATAGATGTCAACATGAGTGTTACAGGGAGAATGGGAGTAAAAGCTCAGGCTCATGCTATGATATGGACTGCTTGCTGCTACTATATCTGGCAACAGAGGAACAATGCACGAATGAATGGAGTGTTGGTAAGACCAGCTTCCCTTGCTGAACGCATGATAATGGAAGCTAAGCATAGAATCAGGAGTATGGTTGGCAGGAATATGCAAAGAGGAGAACGAGAGTGGCTCAATAAATGGGGGTGTGTACATCCTATTGTTGGGCAGCAGGCTGCTTAG